From a region of the Takifugu flavidus isolate HTHZ2018 chromosome 18, ASM371156v2, whole genome shotgun sequence genome:
- the map3k14a gene encoding mitogen-activated protein kinase kinase kinase 14 isoform X2 produces the protein MDDPADEMAVWQRIFNSTSPFSGSTQDKLKGSCPSCSADQEAEEEEGQDSKMEYAAHLNPLINKLLTHGTAEQVGEMPLKTSTFIAQAECESQDSQAICPSYFKSFVASPNCFTSSPSSEHNNVACPTPASVHELSSSSAEITPRKKARRKQKRKGRKKVEKKKEKKRQRHRTPSGVPEQESGCSLVQVESRPDDGRNLGVSHRGSVESSEERVRGPSFYERHIYPTGSSCSPLEWEVYSPISSVHSYRLDSDSDHLSSVGDCSLALAGLRGCVSQSEPCYAGPFFKEVKRDEREEEDERSGSDSVINEGIIFYNEKIQPVDSEYKEGREYILSEFIKEGSYGEVHSAQDVNTGFKFAVKKIAMKRFNSEEVGAWSTLRSPCVAELFGVVREGPYVLLFMDLKAGSLGQLIMQRGRLPEDLGLHYQLQILTALEYLAKKKVVHLDIKADNVLLSEDGRDACLCDFGHAERLDNGGQSLSGSKDLKGSETHMAPEIVKGEPRGAKADVWSSCCMFLHMLSGCQPWTRYYSCRLYLKIASDPPPLREIPPNCSHLTFEVLKAGLQKDPAKRASASSLKEKTARALEGVGGLVSPVKGPYAEPLYFPDKPPDAVPLNTSCCEEEEDHKYATVTTAKKAKKLGEDNEGKAESKHCPMVHPIMLMSEPGHKKNDLSGVPELELSKLEHDFYLDSLSQLHPAEMQEQLLSCLSSEPYSNFEPWEKKDSGRWSLSPAEDFSSGVFSYSSQPDVQVFSLDLLNQAQQPPPCCLEGVDVCIRDFTGQSIRIREARRVKVGHIATGISDQISERVFTLEMPQGQHVAHDEEVHESGLELCCVAAPDYSSAWRWRIRDGLLETR, from the exons ATGGATG ATCCAGCAGATGAAATGGCGGTGTGGCAAAGGATTTTTAACTCAACATCCCCATTCTCGGGGTCCACCCAGGATAAGTTGAAAGGGTCATGCCCATCATGCTCAGCTGaccaggaggcagaggaggaggaagggcagGACAGCAAAATGGAATACGCAGCACATCTGAACCCTTTAATTAATAAGCTCTTGACTCATGGAACTGCAGAGCAAGTGGGAGAGATGCCACTGAAAACCTCAACCTTCATAGCCCAGGCTGAAT gtgaatcacaggaCTCTCAAGCGATTTGTCCGTCCTATTTTAAGTCTTTTGTCGCCTCCCCTAACTGCTTCACCAGCAG TCCTTCCTCAGAGCACAACAATGTGGCGTGTCCCACACCCGCCTCGGTCCACGAACTCAGCAGTTCGTCCGCAGAAATCACCCCACGCAAGAAGGcgaggaggaaacagaagcgtaaggggaggaaaaaagtggaaaagaagaaggagaagaagaggcaaAGACATCGGACCCCTTCAGGGGTTCCTGAACAGGAGAGTGGCTGCTCATTGGTCCAG GTGGAGTCACGTCCAGACGATGGAAGGAACCTCGGTGTTTCTCATCGTGGCAGCGTTGAAAGCTCAGAAGAGCGAGTCAGAGGGCCTTCCTTCTATGAGCGCCACATCTACCCCACAGGATCCAGCTGTTCCCCCCTTGAGTGGGAGGTCTACAGTCCCATCTCCTCTGTGCATTCCTATAGACTGGACAGCGACTCGGACCACCTTAGCAGCGTGGGAGATTGTTCGCTGGCTCTTGCTGGTCTCAGGGGTTGTGTCAGTCAGTCGGAACCGTGCTACGCTgggcctttttttaaagaagtaaagagagatgaaagagaagaggaagacgagcgCTCAGGATCCGACTCCGTCATCAACGAAGGCATCATTTTTTACAACGAG AAAATCCAGCCAGTGGACTCCGAGTACAAGGAGGGGAGGGAGTACATTCTCTCTGAGTTCATCAAGGAAGGCTCCTATGGTGAAGTACACAGTGCTCAAGATGTCAACACAGGCTTCAAATTTGCTGTTAAAAAG ATTGCCATGAAGAGGTTCAACAGTGAGGAGGTGGGTGCGTGGAGTACCCTCAGATCTCCTTGTGTGGCGGAACTCTTTGGAGTGGTCAGGGAGGGGCCCTACGTGTTACTTTTCATGGACCTTAAAGCTG GCTCCCTCGGCCAGCTGATAATGCAGCGTGGCCGCCTGCCAGAGGACCTCGGCCTTCATTACCAGTTGCAAATCTTAACAGCACTGGAATACCTAGCAAAGAAAAAAGTGGTGCATCTTGACATTAAAG CTGACAATGTGTTGTTGTCGGAGGATGGTCGAGACGCCTGTCTGTGTGACTTTGGACATGCAGAGAGACTTGATAATGGGGGACAGAGCCTGAGTGGGTCTAAAG ACCTGAAGGGTTCGGAGACCCACATGGCCCCTGAGATAGTTAAAGGTGAGCCCCGCGGAGCCAAAGCAGatgtgtggagcagctgctgtatGTTTCTGCACATGCTCAGTGGATGTCAACCCTGGACACGCTACTACAGTTGTCGACTCTACCTGAAG ATTGCCAGTGATCCCCCCCCTCTGAGAGAGATCCCACCTAACTGTAGCCATCTGACCTTTGAGGTTCTGAAGGCAGGACTTCAGAAAGATCCGGCTAAGAGAGCTTCAGCGTCTAGCCTCAAAGAGAAAACTGCACGAGCTCTGGAAGGAG TGGGAGGACTGGTCAGCCCGGTGAAGGGGCCCTATGCCGAGCCCTTGTATTTTCCAGACAAACCTCCTGACGCTGTGCCACTAAACACGAGCtgttgtgaggaggaggaggaccataAATATGCCACGGTAACCACAGCAAAGAAGGCAAAGAAGCTCGGCGAGGACAATGAGGGGAAGGCTGAATCCAAACACTGCCCAATGGTCCATCCCATAATGCTAATGTCAGAGCCAGGCCACAAGAAAAACGACCTCAGCGGTGTTCCcgaacttgagctgagtaaacTGGAGCACG ATTTCTACCTGGATAGTTTGTCTCAGCTTCACCCTGCTGAGATGCAGGAGCAACTTTTGTCTTGCCTCAGCAGCGAGCCGTATTCCAACTTTGAACCATGGGAAAAAAAG GACTCTGGCCGTTGGTCCCTCAGCCCAGCAGAGGACTTCAgctctggtgtcttctcctaCAGCAGTCAGCCAGATGTGCAGGTTTTCAGTCTCGATCTGCTAAACCAAGCGCAGCAGCCCCCGCCGTGCTGTTTGGAAG GGGTGGACGTCTGCATCAGAGACTTCACCGGACAGAGCATCCGGATCAGGGAGGCACGTCGGGTAAAGGTCGGCCACATAGCCACTGGAATCAGTGACCAG atttcagaGAGGGTGTTCACCCTGGAAATGCCACAGGGCCAGCATGTTGCTCATGATGAGGAAGTGCACGAGTCTGGGCTTGAGCTCTGCTGCGTTGCGGCTCCAGACTACAGCTCTGCTTGGAGGTGGAGGATCAGAGACGGGCTGCTGGAGACCAGATAA
- the LOC130515005 gene encoding apoptosis regulator BAX-like produces the protein MASHPGGGDQGNSKDQVVEVGCLLLKDFIFERVQRHGDSNAVVTRAQLGGGELSDPNHKKLAQCLQKIGDELDGNMELQRMINDSALKPTKDMFMKVALEIFSDGKFNWGRVVALFYFACRLVIKALVTHVPDIIRTIISWTMDYLQEHVVNWIREQGGWEGIRSYFGTPTWQTIGVFLAGVLTTVLVIRKI, from the exons ATGGCATCGCACCCAGGAGGAGGCGATCAAG GCAATTCTAAAGATCAGGTCGTGGAAGTGGGGTGTCTTTTGTTAAAGGA TTTTATCTTTGAGCGTGTTCAACGACATGGAGACAGCAATGCTGTTGTGACCAGGGCCCAGCTAGGTGGAGGAGAACTCAGTGACCCAAACCACAAGAAACTGGCCCAGTGTCTACAGAAGATTGGTGATGAGCTGGATGGCAATATGGAGCTCCAAAG GATGATAAACGATTCTGCACTGAAACCGACAAAGGACATGTTTATGAAGGTTGCTCTTGAGATCTTTTCAGATGGGAAGTTCAACTGGGGCAGAGTTGTTGCACTATTTTACTTTGCCTGTCGCCTCGTCATCAAA GCACTTGTGACCCACGTTCCTGATATCATTAGAACAATAATCAGCTGGACCATGGACTACCTCCAGGAACATGTGGTCAACTGGATCAGAGAGCAGGGTGGATGG gaGGGTATACGCTCTTACTTTGGCACACCTACATGGCAGACAATAGGGGTTTTCTTGGCTGGTGTCCTCACTACTGTTCTAGTTATTCGCAAGATATGA
- the map3k14a gene encoding mitogen-activated protein kinase kinase kinase 14 isoform X1, which yields MDDPADEMAVWQRIFNSTSPFSGSTQDKLKGSCPSCSADQEAEEEEGQDSKMEYAAHLNPLINKLLTHGTAEQVGEMPLKTSTFIAQAECESQDSQAICPSYFKSFVASPNCFTSSPSSEHNNVACPTPASVHELSSSSAEITPRKKARRKQKRKGRKKVEKKKEKKRQRHRTPSGVPEQESGCSLVQVRGLSRPDDGRNLGVSHRGSVESSEERVRGPSFYERHIYPTGSSCSPLEWEVYSPISSVHSYRLDSDSDHLSSVGDCSLALAGLRGCVSQSEPCYAGPFFKEVKRDEREEEDERSGSDSVINEGIIFYNEKIQPVDSEYKEGREYILSEFIKEGSYGEVHSAQDVNTGFKFAVKKIAMKRFNSEEVGAWSTLRSPCVAELFGVVREGPYVLLFMDLKAGSLGQLIMQRGRLPEDLGLHYQLQILTALEYLAKKKVVHLDIKADNVLLSEDGRDACLCDFGHAERLDNGGQSLSGSKDLKGSETHMAPEIVKGEPRGAKADVWSSCCMFLHMLSGCQPWTRYYSCRLYLKIASDPPPLREIPPNCSHLTFEVLKAGLQKDPAKRASASSLKEKTARALEGVGGLVSPVKGPYAEPLYFPDKPPDAVPLNTSCCEEEEDHKYATVTTAKKAKKLGEDNEGKAESKHCPMVHPIMLMSEPGHKKNDLSGVPELELSKLEHDFYLDSLSQLHPAEMQEQLLSCLSSEPYSNFEPWEKKDSGRWSLSPAEDFSSGVFSYSSQPDVQVFSLDLLNQAQQPPPCCLEGVDVCIRDFTGQSIRIREARRVKVGHIATGISDQISERVFTLEMPQGQHVAHDEEVHESGLELCCVAAPDYSSAWRWRIRDGLLETR from the exons ATGGATG ATCCAGCAGATGAAATGGCGGTGTGGCAAAGGATTTTTAACTCAACATCCCCATTCTCGGGGTCCACCCAGGATAAGTTGAAAGGGTCATGCCCATCATGCTCAGCTGaccaggaggcagaggaggaggaagggcagGACAGCAAAATGGAATACGCAGCACATCTGAACCCTTTAATTAATAAGCTCTTGACTCATGGAACTGCAGAGCAAGTGGGAGAGATGCCACTGAAAACCTCAACCTTCATAGCCCAGGCTGAAT gtgaatcacaggaCTCTCAAGCGATTTGTCCGTCCTATTTTAAGTCTTTTGTCGCCTCCCCTAACTGCTTCACCAGCAG TCCTTCCTCAGAGCACAACAATGTGGCGTGTCCCACACCCGCCTCGGTCCACGAACTCAGCAGTTCGTCCGCAGAAATCACCCCACGCAAGAAGGcgaggaggaaacagaagcgtaaggggaggaaaaaagtggaaaagaagaaggagaagaagaggcaaAGACATCGGACCCCTTCAGGGGTTCCTGAACAGGAGAGTGGCTGCTCATTGGTCCAGGTGAGAGGACTG TCACGTCCAGACGATGGAAGGAACCTCGGTGTTTCTCATCGTGGCAGCGTTGAAAGCTCAGAAGAGCGAGTCAGAGGGCCTTCCTTCTATGAGCGCCACATCTACCCCACAGGATCCAGCTGTTCCCCCCTTGAGTGGGAGGTCTACAGTCCCATCTCCTCTGTGCATTCCTATAGACTGGACAGCGACTCGGACCACCTTAGCAGCGTGGGAGATTGTTCGCTGGCTCTTGCTGGTCTCAGGGGTTGTGTCAGTCAGTCGGAACCGTGCTACGCTgggcctttttttaaagaagtaaagagagatgaaagagaagaggaagacgagcgCTCAGGATCCGACTCCGTCATCAACGAAGGCATCATTTTTTACAACGAG AAAATCCAGCCAGTGGACTCCGAGTACAAGGAGGGGAGGGAGTACATTCTCTCTGAGTTCATCAAGGAAGGCTCCTATGGTGAAGTACACAGTGCTCAAGATGTCAACACAGGCTTCAAATTTGCTGTTAAAAAG ATTGCCATGAAGAGGTTCAACAGTGAGGAGGTGGGTGCGTGGAGTACCCTCAGATCTCCTTGTGTGGCGGAACTCTTTGGAGTGGTCAGGGAGGGGCCCTACGTGTTACTTTTCATGGACCTTAAAGCTG GCTCCCTCGGCCAGCTGATAATGCAGCGTGGCCGCCTGCCAGAGGACCTCGGCCTTCATTACCAGTTGCAAATCTTAACAGCACTGGAATACCTAGCAAAGAAAAAAGTGGTGCATCTTGACATTAAAG CTGACAATGTGTTGTTGTCGGAGGATGGTCGAGACGCCTGTCTGTGTGACTTTGGACATGCAGAGAGACTTGATAATGGGGGACAGAGCCTGAGTGGGTCTAAAG ACCTGAAGGGTTCGGAGACCCACATGGCCCCTGAGATAGTTAAAGGTGAGCCCCGCGGAGCCAAAGCAGatgtgtggagcagctgctgtatGTTTCTGCACATGCTCAGTGGATGTCAACCCTGGACACGCTACTACAGTTGTCGACTCTACCTGAAG ATTGCCAGTGATCCCCCCCCTCTGAGAGAGATCCCACCTAACTGTAGCCATCTGACCTTTGAGGTTCTGAAGGCAGGACTTCAGAAAGATCCGGCTAAGAGAGCTTCAGCGTCTAGCCTCAAAGAGAAAACTGCACGAGCTCTGGAAGGAG TGGGAGGACTGGTCAGCCCGGTGAAGGGGCCCTATGCCGAGCCCTTGTATTTTCCAGACAAACCTCCTGACGCTGTGCCACTAAACACGAGCtgttgtgaggaggaggaggaccataAATATGCCACGGTAACCACAGCAAAGAAGGCAAAGAAGCTCGGCGAGGACAATGAGGGGAAGGCTGAATCCAAACACTGCCCAATGGTCCATCCCATAATGCTAATGTCAGAGCCAGGCCACAAGAAAAACGACCTCAGCGGTGTTCCcgaacttgagctgagtaaacTGGAGCACG ATTTCTACCTGGATAGTTTGTCTCAGCTTCACCCTGCTGAGATGCAGGAGCAACTTTTGTCTTGCCTCAGCAGCGAGCCGTATTCCAACTTTGAACCATGGGAAAAAAAG GACTCTGGCCGTTGGTCCCTCAGCCCAGCAGAGGACTTCAgctctggtgtcttctcctaCAGCAGTCAGCCAGATGTGCAGGTTTTCAGTCTCGATCTGCTAAACCAAGCGCAGCAGCCCCCGCCGTGCTGTTTGGAAG GGGTGGACGTCTGCATCAGAGACTTCACCGGACAGAGCATCCGGATCAGGGAGGCACGTCGGGTAAAGGTCGGCCACATAGCCACTGGAATCAGTGACCAG atttcagaGAGGGTGTTCACCCTGGAAATGCCACAGGGCCAGCATGTTGCTCATGATGAGGAAGTGCACGAGTCTGGGCTTGAGCTCTGCTGCGTTGCGGCTCCAGACTACAGCTCTGCTTGGAGGTGGAGGATCAGAGACGGGCTGCTGGAGACCAGATAA
- the rps11 gene encoding 40S ribosomal protein S11, whose translation MADAQTERSYQKQPTIFQNKKRVLATDGGKEAKEKLPRYHKSVGLGFKTPREAIEGTYIDKKCPFTGNVSIRGRILSGVVTKMKMQRTIVIRRDYLHYIRKYNRFEKRHKNMSVHLSPCFRDVTVGDIVTVGECRPLSKTVRFNVLKVTKAAGAKKQFQKF comes from the exons ATGGCGGATGCACAA ACCGAGCGGTCTTACCAGAAACAGCCCACCATATTCCAGAACAAGAAGCGTGTTCTGGCAACCGATGGTGGCAAGGAAGCCAAGGAGAAGCTCCCCCGTTACCACAAGAGTGTCGGGCTGGGCTTCAAAACCCCAAGAGAG GCTATTGAAGGCACTTACATTGACAAGAAATGCCCCTTCACTGGAAATGTCTCCATCCGTGGCCGGATCCTCTCTG GTGTGGTGACCAAAATGAAGATGCAGAGAACGATTGTAATCAGACGTGACTACCTGCATTACATCCGCAAGTACAACCGCTTTGAGAAGAGGCACAAGAACATGTCTGTCCATCTCTCACCTTGTTTCAG AGACGTCACAGTTGGCGACATCGTGACTGTTGGAGAGTGCCGACCACTCAGCAAGACTGTGAGGTTCAACGTGCTCAAAGTGACAAAGGCTGCTGGAGCCAAGAAGCAGTTCCAGaagttttag
- the map3k14a gene encoding mitogen-activated protein kinase kinase kinase 14 isoform X3, protein MAVWQRIFNSTSPFSGSTQDKLKGSCPSCSADQEAEEEEGQDSKMEYAAHLNPLINKLLTHGTAEQVGEMPLKTSTFIAQAECESQDSQAICPSYFKSFVASPNCFTSSPSSEHNNVACPTPASVHELSSSSAEITPRKKARRKQKRKGRKKVEKKKEKKRQRHRTPSGVPEQESGCSLVQVRGLSRPDDGRNLGVSHRGSVESSEERVRGPSFYERHIYPTGSSCSPLEWEVYSPISSVHSYRLDSDSDHLSSVGDCSLALAGLRGCVSQSEPCYAGPFFKEVKRDEREEEDERSGSDSVINEGIIFYNEKIQPVDSEYKEGREYILSEFIKEGSYGEVHSAQDVNTGFKFAVKKIAMKRFNSEEVGAWSTLRSPCVAELFGVVREGPYVLLFMDLKAGSLGQLIMQRGRLPEDLGLHYQLQILTALEYLAKKKVVHLDIKADNVLLSEDGRDACLCDFGHAERLDNGGQSLSGSKDLKGSETHMAPEIVKGEPRGAKADVWSSCCMFLHMLSGCQPWTRYYSCRLYLKIASDPPPLREIPPNCSHLTFEVLKAGLQKDPAKRASASSLKEKTARALEGVGGLVSPVKGPYAEPLYFPDKPPDAVPLNTSCCEEEEDHKYATVTTAKKAKKLGEDNEGKAESKHCPMVHPIMLMSEPGHKKNDLSGVPELELSKLEHDFYLDSLSQLHPAEMQEQLLSCLSSEPYSNFEPWEKKDSGRWSLSPAEDFSSGVFSYSSQPDVQVFSLDLLNQAQQPPPCCLEGVDVCIRDFTGQSIRIREARRVKVGHIATGISDQISERVFTLEMPQGQHVAHDEEVHESGLELCCVAAPDYSSAWRWRIRDGLLETR, encoded by the exons ATGGCGGTGTGGCAAAGGATTTTTAACTCAACATCCCCATTCTCGGGGTCCACCCAGGATAAGTTGAAAGGGTCATGCCCATCATGCTCAGCTGaccaggaggcagaggaggaggaagggcagGACAGCAAAATGGAATACGCAGCACATCTGAACCCTTTAATTAATAAGCTCTTGACTCATGGAACTGCAGAGCAAGTGGGAGAGATGCCACTGAAAACCTCAACCTTCATAGCCCAGGCTGAAT gtgaatcacaggaCTCTCAAGCGATTTGTCCGTCCTATTTTAAGTCTTTTGTCGCCTCCCCTAACTGCTTCACCAGCAG TCCTTCCTCAGAGCACAACAATGTGGCGTGTCCCACACCCGCCTCGGTCCACGAACTCAGCAGTTCGTCCGCAGAAATCACCCCACGCAAGAAGGcgaggaggaaacagaagcgtaaggggaggaaaaaagtggaaaagaagaaggagaagaagaggcaaAGACATCGGACCCCTTCAGGGGTTCCTGAACAGGAGAGTGGCTGCTCATTGGTCCAGGTGAGAGGACTG TCACGTCCAGACGATGGAAGGAACCTCGGTGTTTCTCATCGTGGCAGCGTTGAAAGCTCAGAAGAGCGAGTCAGAGGGCCTTCCTTCTATGAGCGCCACATCTACCCCACAGGATCCAGCTGTTCCCCCCTTGAGTGGGAGGTCTACAGTCCCATCTCCTCTGTGCATTCCTATAGACTGGACAGCGACTCGGACCACCTTAGCAGCGTGGGAGATTGTTCGCTGGCTCTTGCTGGTCTCAGGGGTTGTGTCAGTCAGTCGGAACCGTGCTACGCTgggcctttttttaaagaagtaaagagagatgaaagagaagaggaagacgagcgCTCAGGATCCGACTCCGTCATCAACGAAGGCATCATTTTTTACAACGAG AAAATCCAGCCAGTGGACTCCGAGTACAAGGAGGGGAGGGAGTACATTCTCTCTGAGTTCATCAAGGAAGGCTCCTATGGTGAAGTACACAGTGCTCAAGATGTCAACACAGGCTTCAAATTTGCTGTTAAAAAG ATTGCCATGAAGAGGTTCAACAGTGAGGAGGTGGGTGCGTGGAGTACCCTCAGATCTCCTTGTGTGGCGGAACTCTTTGGAGTGGTCAGGGAGGGGCCCTACGTGTTACTTTTCATGGACCTTAAAGCTG GCTCCCTCGGCCAGCTGATAATGCAGCGTGGCCGCCTGCCAGAGGACCTCGGCCTTCATTACCAGTTGCAAATCTTAACAGCACTGGAATACCTAGCAAAGAAAAAAGTGGTGCATCTTGACATTAAAG CTGACAATGTGTTGTTGTCGGAGGATGGTCGAGACGCCTGTCTGTGTGACTTTGGACATGCAGAGAGACTTGATAATGGGGGACAGAGCCTGAGTGGGTCTAAAG ACCTGAAGGGTTCGGAGACCCACATGGCCCCTGAGATAGTTAAAGGTGAGCCCCGCGGAGCCAAAGCAGatgtgtggagcagctgctgtatGTTTCTGCACATGCTCAGTGGATGTCAACCCTGGACACGCTACTACAGTTGTCGACTCTACCTGAAG ATTGCCAGTGATCCCCCCCCTCTGAGAGAGATCCCACCTAACTGTAGCCATCTGACCTTTGAGGTTCTGAAGGCAGGACTTCAGAAAGATCCGGCTAAGAGAGCTTCAGCGTCTAGCCTCAAAGAGAAAACTGCACGAGCTCTGGAAGGAG TGGGAGGACTGGTCAGCCCGGTGAAGGGGCCCTATGCCGAGCCCTTGTATTTTCCAGACAAACCTCCTGACGCTGTGCCACTAAACACGAGCtgttgtgaggaggaggaggaccataAATATGCCACGGTAACCACAGCAAAGAAGGCAAAGAAGCTCGGCGAGGACAATGAGGGGAAGGCTGAATCCAAACACTGCCCAATGGTCCATCCCATAATGCTAATGTCAGAGCCAGGCCACAAGAAAAACGACCTCAGCGGTGTTCCcgaacttgagctgagtaaacTGGAGCACG ATTTCTACCTGGATAGTTTGTCTCAGCTTCACCCTGCTGAGATGCAGGAGCAACTTTTGTCTTGCCTCAGCAGCGAGCCGTATTCCAACTTTGAACCATGGGAAAAAAAG GACTCTGGCCGTTGGTCCCTCAGCCCAGCAGAGGACTTCAgctctggtgtcttctcctaCAGCAGTCAGCCAGATGTGCAGGTTTTCAGTCTCGATCTGCTAAACCAAGCGCAGCAGCCCCCGCCGTGCTGTTTGGAAG GGGTGGACGTCTGCATCAGAGACTTCACCGGACAGAGCATCCGGATCAGGGAGGCACGTCGGGTAAAGGTCGGCCACATAGCCACTGGAATCAGTGACCAG atttcagaGAGGGTGTTCACCCTGGAAATGCCACAGGGCCAGCATGTTGCTCATGATGAGGAAGTGCACGAGTCTGGGCTTGAGCTCTGCTGCGTTGCGGCTCCAGACTACAGCTCTGCTTGGAGGTGGAGGATCAGAGACGGGCTGCTGGAGACCAGATAA